A genomic stretch from Vibrio neptunius includes:
- a CDS encoding DUF898 domain-containing protein: MEQKHITNPINFKGKGGEFFGIWIVNVLLSIITLGIYSAWAKVRTKRYFYGNTYVDNDNFEYHAVPMQILKGRIVAVAVLVIWAVANAFFPVVSAVLLLAFYIALPWLLWSNARFDAAMTSYRNVHFSFDSSLKDAYVALMGRGLGAVLAVAIYVGVVMGVASVSPVGATVLSIASFVFMAVVYAWVVAGAHRYFSNGYRYGDWKFSAELETGFFFKTYLKAIGLGIVASIVLLVVMSLTVFSGFDFTTFQSGDLSSLMGASQFMTFIVAYLAIIILTIGLTAYTTTRLRNYIFDQLQAKSAQESDNRYTFKSSLTARGYTWLVISNFLLQVVTLSIARPWVMVRTSRYVADNTVVFGDMSALKATDQDSTVKSAVSDEVAQAFDLGIGIS, from the coding sequence ATGGAACAAAAACATATAACGAATCCCATTAATTTTAAGGGGAAGGGAGGCGAATTCTTTGGCATTTGGATAGTCAATGTTCTGCTGAGCATCATCACTTTGGGCATTTATTCTGCTTGGGCGAAGGTCAGAACAAAACGCTATTTCTACGGCAATACCTATGTCGACAATGATAACTTTGAGTATCATGCTGTGCCGATGCAAATCCTCAAAGGGCGTATAGTCGCTGTTGCAGTTCTAGTCATTTGGGCTGTGGCTAACGCATTTTTCCCAGTAGTGAGTGCTGTACTACTACTGGCTTTTTACATTGCTTTACCTTGGTTATTGTGGAGCAATGCCCGTTTTGATGCCGCAATGACGAGTTACCGCAATGTTCATTTCTCTTTTGACTCTTCATTAAAAGATGCATATGTGGCACTGATGGGACGAGGTTTAGGCGCTGTGCTGGCTGTGGCTATTTACGTTGGTGTAGTCATGGGAGTCGCCAGTGTTTCGCCGGTAGGAGCTACGGTATTGAGTATTGCTTCTTTTGTGTTCATGGCTGTGGTGTATGCATGGGTCGTGGCTGGCGCACATAGATATTTTTCTAATGGCTATCGATACGGAGACTGGAAGTTCAGTGCAGAACTCGAGACTGGCTTCTTCTTCAAAACCTATCTAAAAGCGATAGGTCTGGGTATTGTTGCGTCGATTGTTCTTTTGGTTGTGATGTCTCTGACGGTATTCAGCGGTTTCGATTTCACCACATTTCAGAGTGGCGATCTAAGCTCGTTGATGGGCGCATCTCAGTTTATGACGTTTATTGTGGCCTACCTAGCCATCATCATTCTGACTATCGGTCTAACGGCGTATACCACAACAAGATTACGCAATTACATTTTTGACCAGCTACAAGCAAAATCGGCGCAAGAGTCAGACAATCGATACACTTTCAAGTCGTCACTAACTGCGAGAGGGTACACTTGGTTGGTGATCTCTAACTTCTTATTGCAGGTAGTAACCCTCAGTATTGCCAGACCTTGGGTTATGGTTAGAACGTCCCGCTATGTTGCTGATAATACCGTTGTGTTTGGTGATATGAGCGCACTGAAAGCGACAGATCAAGATTCAACGGTCAAATCAGCGGTATCAGATGAAGTGGCTCAGGCTTTTGATCTCGGTATCGGAATCAGCTAA
- a CDS encoding D-2-hydroxyacid dehydrogenase: MSLPNVVFLDRATIPTYIELPHLPFDHQWIEYDFTSPELVVERLKNAQIVITNKVVLDAAVLRQLPELKLIAVSATGFNNIDIDYCREQNIAVTNVQGYATQSVPEHVVGMIFALKRNLMGYHNDIANGEWQRNKQFCFFTHPIGDVAGSTLGVVGSGALGQATAALARAVGMQVIYAEHKGANLCRNGYLPFEQVLMMADVLTLHCPLNEQTHHLIGRHELAQMKPGSVLINTGRGGLIDEAALVEALKRGTIAGAGVDVFSQEPADDSNPLLANMNLPNLLLTPHVAWGSDSSIQNLANILMDNINAFHQGREQNRVV, encoded by the coding sequence ATGTCGCTGCCGAATGTTGTGTTCTTGGATCGTGCAACGATCCCAACTTATATCGAATTACCTCACCTTCCTTTTGACCATCAATGGATTGAATATGATTTTACCAGCCCCGAGCTGGTGGTAGAGCGGTTGAAAAATGCTCAAATCGTCATCACGAATAAAGTCGTATTAGATGCGGCAGTATTGCGTCAACTGCCGGAGCTCAAGCTGATCGCGGTCTCGGCTACTGGCTTCAACAACATCGACATTGATTACTGCCGTGAGCAAAACATAGCCGTCACAAACGTGCAGGGCTATGCCACTCAATCGGTGCCTGAGCATGTGGTTGGGATGATATTTGCTCTTAAGCGCAATTTGATGGGCTATCACAATGATATTGCTAATGGGGAATGGCAGCGCAATAAGCAGTTTTGCTTCTTTACTCACCCAATTGGTGACGTAGCAGGATCAACTTTGGGCGTTGTTGGTTCTGGAGCTTTGGGTCAGGCCACTGCGGCTCTGGCTAGGGCGGTTGGGATGCAGGTTATTTACGCCGAACATAAAGGCGCAAATCTTTGTCGAAATGGCTACCTGCCATTTGAGCAGGTGTTGATGATGGCTGATGTGTTGACGCTACATTGTCCGTTGAATGAACAGACTCATCACTTGATTGGGCGTCATGAACTGGCTCAAATGAAGCCTGGCAGTGTGCTGATCAATACTGGTCGAGGTGGGTTGATTGATGAAGCGGCTCTGGTTGAGGCCTTAAAACGAGGCACCATTGCTGGCGCTGGCGTAGATGTGTTTAGCCAAGAGCCAGCGGATGATAGCAATCCGCTACTCGCCAATATGAATTTGCCCAATTTACTCCTAACACCACACGTGGCGTGGGGTAGTGACTCATCGATACAGAATCTAGCGAATATTCTGATGGACAATATTAACGCTTTTCATCAAGGGCGAGAGCAAAACCGTGTCGTTTAG
- a CDS encoding M48 family metallopeptidase, producing the protein MLFDGVAFPPRSSERHPAKLDVTQANALSLRVDGKIISCDQQYADISVPVGNLPVRFKFPDGWVFVVERTTDVSHWLERNRRSSTIDKMEANWLAWLLSVAVCIGVVLGSYFYVLPWTSEKVANAIPDYVAVTLGDKVLESFDNRWQESKLSLQEQHAIRQRVIQHVTQLEPLPYPIEVVFRSSELGANAFALPGGKIVLLDDLVTLAENEQQLDSIILHELGHVHHRHMIKSLVHSSLLSVGVALLTGESSGVVDNLAGLGVFFLANGHSREAELEADVYARQAMVDIYGSSVPMADMFELIRQQGMLDVPEWMSTHPDFELRIQSARE; encoded by the coding sequence ATGCTATTTGACGGGGTGGCATTTCCGCCACGTAGCTCGGAGCGTCATCCTGCCAAGTTGGATGTCACTCAAGCCAACGCATTAAGTTTGCGTGTTGATGGGAAAATCATCAGCTGTGACCAGCAATACGCCGATATCAGTGTGCCTGTTGGTAATCTCCCCGTGCGTTTTAAATTCCCCGATGGCTGGGTGTTTGTCGTGGAGAGAACTACAGACGTCAGCCACTGGCTGGAGCGAAATCGCAGAAGCAGCACTATTGATAAAATGGAAGCTAACTGGTTGGCTTGGCTGTTGTCAGTAGCAGTATGTATCGGAGTGGTATTAGGCAGCTACTTTTATGTTTTGCCATGGACCAGTGAGAAGGTCGCCAACGCCATCCCTGATTATGTAGCAGTGACGCTGGGCGATAAAGTACTCGAAAGCTTTGATAATCGCTGGCAAGAGAGCAAGTTGAGTCTGCAAGAGCAGCATGCGATCCGCCAACGCGTGATTCAGCATGTCACACAGCTGGAACCACTACCTTATCCTATTGAGGTGGTGTTTCGCTCCTCAGAACTTGGCGCCAATGCATTTGCTTTACCAGGTGGGAAAATCGTGTTGCTCGACGACTTGGTCACTCTAGCTGAGAATGAACAACAACTCGATAGCATTATACTTCACGAGCTAGGTCATGTTCATCATCGCCATATGATCAAAAGCTTGGTCCACTCGAGCTTACTTTCCGTTGGCGTTGCCCTCTTAACCGGCGAAAGTTCGGGAGTCGTGGATAACTTGGCTGGGCTAGGAGTTTTCTTCCTTGCCAATGGTCACTCTCGTGAAGCTGAATTGGAAGCTGACGTTTATGCTCGACAAGCGATGGTGGATATCTATGGCAGTAGTGTGCCGATGGCAGACATGTTCGAGTTAATCAGGCAACAAGGAATGCTGGACGTACCAGAGTGGATGAGTACTCACCCTGATTTTGAGCTACGTATCCAGTCCGCACGCGAATAG
- a CDS encoding RNA pseudouridine synthase, which yields MAMQQYYPPTEPWIERVFEDEGILVVNKPSGLLSVPGRAEEHYDSMWSRLKDIYPDIQPVHRLDMSTSGLMLFAKNKPTESALKKQFQFRLTHKVYYARVWGQVEQQEGKVDLPLICDWPNRPKQKVCFEQGKPSQTLFEVAKREEQTTIVRLLPITGRSHQLRVHMQALGHPIVGDEFYSQGEAFEFSNRLELHAAELSFYHPQDDCLRSIFVPCDFYPEAEALIFNYFDPVRELPDYKALPRP from the coding sequence ATGGCTATGCAGCAATACTATCCTCCCACCGAGCCATGGATTGAGCGAGTATTTGAAGATGAAGGCATCCTTGTGGTGAATAAACCGTCGGGTCTCTTGTCTGTGCCAGGCAGGGCTGAAGAGCATTACGACAGCATGTGGAGCCGATTGAAAGACATCTATCCTGACATCCAACCGGTTCATCGTCTTGATATGTCAACTTCAGGTTTAATGCTTTTTGCCAAGAACAAGCCCACAGAATCGGCGTTAAAAAAACAGTTTCAGTTTCGCCTCACGCATAAGGTCTACTATGCTCGTGTATGGGGGCAGGTTGAACAACAAGAGGGAAAAGTGGATCTTCCACTGATTTGTGATTGGCCAAATCGGCCGAAGCAGAAAGTCTGTTTTGAGCAGGGTAAGCCATCTCAAACCTTATTTGAGGTGGCGAAGCGGGAGGAGCAGACCACTATTGTCAGGTTACTGCCTATTACAGGGCGTTCACATCAGTTGCGTGTGCATATGCAGGCTTTAGGGCATCCGATTGTCGGAGATGAATTTTATTCGCAAGGAGAAGCTTTTGAATTCTCCAACCGTCTTGAACTGCATGCGGCTGAATTGAGTTTTTACCACCCTCAAGATGACTGCTTACGCAGTATTTTTGTTCCTTGTGATTTTTATCCTGAAGCGGAGGCGTTGATCTTTAACTATTTCGATCCTGTGCGAGAATTGCCTGATTACAAAGCGCTGCCGCGTCCATGA
- a CDS encoding PhoH family protein yields MGDTDRKLFVLDTNILLHEPLAIYSFQEHDVVIPMTVLEELDRIKDSKRDVARDARVAIRAMEAMFKDATPDEISEGIPINRDKENTGHISILADFELQETVKAFADKAGDNRILNAVLYLQNKRAPREVVLITKDINMRLRAKGAGVRFVEDYRTDQLIDDVQYLTKGFQQIEGDFWSNIDEVESKNLGGHTFHTLDREPFEPTYINQYVIDEESDFAGRVEDITPDKVTLKDLSRERMMHRRAWDITPKNIYQGMALDALLDPDIDLVILTGAAGSGKTLLAMASALEQTIEHGMFDKIIVTRNTPDIGESIGFLPGSEEEKMLPWLAAVTDTLEALHKHDHCTEGSLKYICDKANIQFKSINFMRGRSIQNAFVLLDECQNLTASQIKTIITRCGEGTKIVCSGNLAQIDSHYLTPVTSGLTYMVERFKNFEGSANVHLNGVVRSRLAEFAEENL; encoded by the coding sequence ATGGGTGACACGGATCGGAAACTTTTTGTCCTAGACACCAACATCCTTCTTCATGAACCTTTAGCCATCTATTCCTTTCAAGAACACGACGTGGTCATTCCAATGACCGTCCTCGAGGAGCTCGACCGAATCAAAGACAGCAAACGCGACGTTGCCCGCGATGCGCGAGTGGCCATCCGCGCCATGGAAGCTATGTTCAAAGACGCCACACCAGATGAAATCTCTGAAGGCATTCCCATCAATCGAGATAAGGAAAATACCGGCCATATCTCTATTCTCGCCGATTTTGAACTGCAAGAGACTGTTAAGGCATTTGCAGACAAAGCCGGCGATAATCGCATTCTTAATGCGGTACTTTATCTGCAGAACAAACGAGCACCACGTGAAGTGGTTCTGATCACCAAAGACATCAATATGCGCTTACGCGCCAAAGGGGCAGGCGTTCGCTTCGTTGAAGACTATCGTACTGATCAATTAATTGATGACGTTCAGTACCTAACTAAAGGCTTCCAACAAATCGAAGGTGACTTCTGGAGCAATATTGATGAGGTCGAGAGTAAGAACCTTGGTGGTCACACGTTCCATACCCTAGATCGAGAGCCTTTTGAACCAACTTACATTAATCAGTATGTGATTGATGAAGAGAGTGATTTCGCAGGGCGAGTGGAAGACATCACCCCTGACAAGGTAACACTGAAAGATCTCAGCCGCGAGCGTATGATGCATCGTCGAGCGTGGGACATCACGCCGAAGAACATTTATCAAGGCATGGCGTTAGATGCCTTACTCGATCCTGATATTGATTTGGTGATTCTAACGGGGGCTGCGGGCAGTGGTAAAACGCTACTTGCTATGGCGTCCGCTTTAGAGCAAACCATTGAACACGGTATGTTTGACAAGATCATCGTCACACGTAATACGCCAGATATCGGCGAATCGATTGGCTTCTTGCCTGGCAGTGAGGAGGAAAAAATGCTGCCTTGGTTAGCGGCGGTAACGGACACACTGGAAGCGCTACATAAGCACGACCACTGTACTGAAGGCTCATTGAAGTACATCTGTGACAAAGCCAATATACAGTTTAAGTCGATAAACTTTATGCGTGGCCGCTCAATCCAAAACGCGTTTGTCTTACTGGATGAGTGTCAGAACCTGACCGCTTCGCAAATCAAAACCATCATTACTCGCTGTGGTGAAGGCACTAAGATAGTCTGCTCGGGTAACCTGGCGCAGATTGACTCCCACTACCTCACCCCTGTTACCTCAGGATTGACTTACATGGTGGAGCGCTTCAAGAACTTCGAAGGCAGCGCTAATGTCCACCTAAATGGCGTCGTTCGCAGCCGTCTAGCTGAGTTTGCAGAAGAGAATTTATAA
- a CDS encoding ornithine carbamoyltransferase has translation MAFNLRNRNFLKLLDFTPKEIQFLLDLSADLKKAKYAGTEQKKLVGKNIALIFEKASTRTRCAFEVAAFDQGAQVSYIGPSGSQIGHKESMKDTARVLGRMYDGIEYRGFGQEVVEELGQYAGVPVWNGLTNEFHPTQILADFLTMIEHGRGKLLHEIKFAYLGDARNNMGNSLLVGAAKMGMDIRLVAPKAFWPEKELVANCQLIALQTGAKITLTESVDQGVKDCDFLYTDVWVSMGEAPEAWDERVTQMKPYQVNMETLDKTGNPQVKFMHCLPAFHNDETTIGKEVADKYGMNGLEVTEEVFESDHSIVFDEAENRMHTIKAVMVATLGS, from the coding sequence ATGGCTTTCAATCTACGTAACCGAAATTTCCTTAAGCTTCTCGATTTCACCCCAAAAGAGATTCAGTTTTTACTCGATCTATCTGCGGATCTTAAGAAGGCAAAATACGCGGGCACAGAACAGAAAAAGCTCGTTGGTAAAAACATCGCCCTGATCTTTGAAAAAGCCTCTACTCGCACCCGATGCGCATTTGAAGTAGCCGCTTTCGATCAAGGCGCACAAGTTTCTTACATCGGCCCATCCGGTTCACAGATCGGTCACAAAGAGTCGATGAAGGACACCGCGCGTGTATTAGGCAGAATGTATGACGGGATTGAATACCGAGGGTTCGGCCAAGAAGTCGTAGAAGAGCTGGGGCAATACGCTGGTGTACCTGTTTGGAACGGTTTGACCAACGAATTTCACCCCACTCAAATATTGGCCGATTTTCTCACCATGATTGAACACGGTCGCGGTAAGCTGCTCCATGAAATCAAGTTTGCTTATTTAGGCGATGCACGCAACAACATGGGTAACTCTCTATTGGTGGGGGCTGCCAAAATGGGCATGGATATTCGTCTTGTCGCCCCTAAAGCTTTCTGGCCAGAAAAGGAACTGGTGGCAAACTGCCAACTGATTGCTCTACAAACAGGGGCAAAAATCACGCTGACTGAAAGCGTTGATCAAGGGGTTAAAGATTGCGACTTCCTGTATACTGACGTGTGGGTTTCGATGGGCGAAGCTCCAGAAGCTTGGGATGAGCGAGTTACTCAAATGAAGCCTTATCAAGTGAATATGGAAACCCTAGATAAAACCGGTAACCCGCAAGTCAAGTTCATGCATTGCTTACCGGCATTTCATAATGATGAAACCACCATAGGTAAGGAAGTAGCCGACAAATACGGAATGAATGGTCTAGAAGTGACTGAAGAAGTGTTCGAGTCTGACCACTCGATTGTGTTTGATGAAGCAGAGAACCGTATGCATACGATTAAAGCTGTGATGGTCGCAACACTCGGTTCATAA
- a CDS encoding divalent metal cation transporter codes for METISASESKPKCSLSQLIRSLGPGIMMAAAAVGGSHLVASTKAGAIYGWQLAALILLVNFFKYPFFRASIQYTMGTGESLVEGYAKLGRPYLWLFVALSVVSGVVNTAALLLFSASLLGYFIPFELSTTSLCLIVLATCLTILFAGHYKALDALSKIIMAVLTIATLTAVAIAAGNPVEAAPAFEAPSPWSIAAIGFIVVTMGWMPAPIEISSLTSMWLKSQQHHQKVTARSALFDFNVGYIGTAILAIVFLALGTLVLHGSNIELSQSGVGFSHQLVGLYASTIGEWSRYLIAAVAFFCIFGSTITVIDGYARVISESQRLLRKQKEMKHKVTQGWMLLISAAALSIIVFWATALLPMLDFAMILAFMTTPFFALLNYILVSKSQLPEPLALSNKLKWLSITGLVYLFGFLAVFVWWKWLM; via the coding sequence ATGGAAACGATCTCCGCTTCAGAAAGCAAACCCAAATGCTCTCTGTCACAACTCATCCGTTCGCTAGGCCCAGGGATCATGATGGCTGCCGCTGCGGTGGGAGGATCACATCTGGTGGCTTCAACCAAAGCCGGTGCAATTTACGGTTGGCAGCTAGCCGCACTCATTTTGTTAGTTAACTTTTTTAAATACCCATTTTTCCGTGCCAGCATACAGTACACCATGGGAACAGGAGAAAGTCTGGTCGAAGGCTACGCCAAGCTAGGCCGACCTTACCTATGGCTGTTTGTCGCACTCAGCGTCGTTTCTGGCGTCGTTAACACAGCCGCCTTACTCCTCTTCAGTGCTAGCTTGTTGGGTTACTTTATTCCTTTCGAGCTCTCGACTACGAGCTTGTGCTTAATCGTCTTAGCCACCTGTTTAACGATTCTGTTTGCAGGTCACTACAAAGCCCTCGACGCCTTATCCAAAATCATTATGGCGGTACTGACCATCGCAACATTGACTGCGGTCGCTATTGCCGCAGGTAACCCTGTCGAAGCGGCTCCCGCTTTTGAAGCGCCCTCACCTTGGTCCATTGCCGCTATCGGTTTTATTGTAGTAACCATGGGTTGGATGCCAGCACCGATTGAAATTTCCAGCCTGACTTCAATGTGGCTTAAAAGTCAGCAACACCACCAAAAGGTAACGGCTCGTTCTGCTTTGTTTGATTTCAATGTGGGCTACATCGGTACCGCTATTCTGGCGATTGTCTTCCTTGCGCTGGGTACTTTGGTCTTACACGGCAGCAATATTGAACTATCTCAATCGGGTGTAGGCTTTTCACATCAGTTGGTTGGGCTCTACGCATCAACCATTGGAGAGTGGTCGCGTTACCTGATTGCAGCCGTTGCGTTCTTCTGCATTTTTGGCAGTACGATTACGGTGATTGACGGCTACGCTCGAGTGATTTCAGAATCTCAACGACTACTGCGTAAGCAAAAAGAGATGAAGCATAAAGTGACTCAAGGTTGGATGTTACTTATCTCCGCAGCGGCACTGTCGATTATCGTATTCTGGGCGACAGCACTTCTACCAATGCTTGATTTTGCGATGATTCTGGCCTTTATGACCACACCGTTTTTCGCGCTACTTAACTATATTCTGGTTTCAAAATCTCAGCTACCAGAACCTTTGGCGCTCAGCAATAAACTGAAATGGCTTTCTATCACTGGCCTTGTCTACCTGTTTGGTTTCTTGGCGGTATTTGTCTGGTGGAAGTGGCTGATGTAG
- the rapA gene encoding RNA polymerase-associated protein RapA has protein sequence MTFALGQRWISDTESDLGLGTVVALDARTVTLMFAASEENRVYARNDAPVTRVTFNAGDVVDSQQGWSLKIEQVVEDQGLFAYIGTREDSGEQEVMLREIMLSNQIRFNKPQDKLFAGQIDRMDNFVLRYRALMNQYEQHKSPMRGLCGMRAGLIPHQLYIAHEVGRRHAPRVLLADEVGLGKTIEAGMIIHQQVLAGRAERILIVVPETLQHQWLVEMMRRFNLHFSIFDEERCIEAFADSDNPFDTQQYVLCSLDFLRKSRKRFEQALEGEWDLLVVDEAHHLEWSQEKPSREYQVVEGLAERTPGVLLLTATPEQLGRESHFARLRLLDSDRFYDYQAFVEEEEQYAPVADSVSALFSGQQLENDAKNQITELLSEQDVEPLFRIIESDSEEEAKAAARQELIDNLMDRHGTGRVLFRNTRAAIKGFPVRNVNLLPMPIPQQYTTSMRVSGMIGGKISPEARALKNLYPEEIFQEFEGDDASWWQFDSRVNWLIEKIKQKRSDKILVIASRASTALQLEQALREREGIRATVFHEGMSILERDKAAAYFAQEEGGAQVLICSEIGSEGRNFQFANQLVMFDLPFNPDLLEQRIGRLDRIGQSRDIDIHVPYLEQTSQAILARWFDEGLNAFAETCPTGRAVYDKFSDRLIEMLASGDVTELDDVISESAAMNKELKSQLEQGRDRLLEMHSNGGEKAQQIVDKIAATDGDTNLVTFALSLFDTIGLNQDDKGENALVVTPSEHMMVPSYPGLPYEGATITFDRETALSREDMNFISWEHPMIQGGIDLLMSEGVGATAVSLLKNKALPVGTMLLELVYKVDAQAPKRSGISRFLPTTPIRLMLDGKGSDLSQQVEFESFNRQLSPVGRHMATKLVSSVQAQVHQMITAGEALIVEKVEAVRAEAQQEMQASLNAELERLQALKAVNPNIRDEELAAIEAQIKELSGYIAQAQYQLDSLRMIVVSHN, from the coding sequence ATGACATTTGCTTTGGGCCAGCGCTGGATCAGCGATACAGAAAGCGATTTAGGTTTAGGGACTGTAGTAGCACTGGATGCTCGCACTGTGACACTTATGTTTGCAGCTTCAGAAGAGAACCGAGTGTACGCTCGTAATGATGCGCCTGTTACCCGAGTAACCTTTAACGCTGGTGATGTCGTTGACAGTCAGCAAGGTTGGTCACTTAAGATTGAGCAAGTGGTCGAGGACCAAGGTCTGTTTGCCTACATCGGCACCCGTGAAGACAGCGGAGAGCAAGAGGTGATGCTGCGCGAAATCATGCTCAGCAATCAAATTCGTTTTAACAAACCTCAAGATAAATTGTTCGCGGGTCAAATTGACCGAATGGACAATTTTGTGCTCCGTTATCGTGCATTGATGAACCAATATGAGCAGCATAAAAGCCCGATGCGTGGTCTGTGTGGCATGCGTGCGGGTCTGATCCCGCATCAGCTATACATTGCTCATGAAGTCGGTCGTCGTCATGCGCCTCGCGTTTTATTAGCCGATGAAGTGGGCCTAGGTAAAACCATTGAAGCTGGGATGATCATCCACCAGCAGGTGCTGGCTGGCCGAGCGGAACGTATCCTGATTGTGGTACCGGAAACGTTGCAGCATCAATGGTTAGTGGAAATGATGCGCCGCTTCAATCTGCACTTCTCTATTTTTGATGAAGAGCGCTGTATTGAGGCGTTTGCCGATTCAGATAACCCGTTTGATACTCAGCAGTATGTACTGTGTTCACTGGATTTCTTACGCAAGAGCCGCAAGCGTTTTGAGCAAGCGCTCGAAGGTGAGTGGGACTTACTGGTTGTTGATGAAGCTCACCACTTAGAATGGAGTCAAGAAAAACCAAGTCGTGAGTATCAGGTGGTTGAAGGGCTGGCAGAGCGTACCCCAGGCGTACTCCTTTTGACCGCAACCCCAGAACAGCTAGGACGTGAAAGTCACTTTGCCCGTCTGCGTTTGCTCGATTCAGACCGCTTCTATGACTACCAAGCGTTTGTTGAGGAAGAAGAGCAATACGCGCCAGTAGCGGATTCAGTGAGTGCGCTTTTCTCCGGCCAACAGCTCGAGAATGACGCTAAAAATCAGATTACTGAATTGTTGTCTGAGCAGGATGTTGAGCCTTTATTCCGCATTATTGAAAGCGATAGCGAAGAAGAAGCTAAAGCCGCAGCTCGTCAGGAGCTGATCGACAACTTGATGGACCGCCATGGTACCGGACGCGTGCTGTTCCGTAACACTCGTGCAGCGATTAAAGGCTTCCCGGTGCGCAACGTGAACCTACTGCCAATGCCGATACCTCAACAGTACACAACGTCTATGCGCGTATCGGGCATGATTGGTGGCAAAATCAGCCCAGAAGCACGTGCGCTGAAAAATCTGTACCCAGAAGAAATCTTCCAAGAGTTTGAAGGTGATGATGCTAGCTGGTGGCAGTTTGATTCACGTGTCAATTGGCTGATTGAGAAGATCAAACAAAAGCGCAGTGACAAGATCTTGGTTATTGCTTCTCGTGCTAGCACAGCGCTACAGCTAGAGCAGGCGCTGCGTGAGCGTGAAGGTATCCGTGCCACCGTGTTCCACGAAGGTATGTCGATTCTGGAACGCGATAAAGCGGCCGCTTACTTTGCGCAGGAAGAGGGTGGCGCTCAGGTCCTTATCTGTAGTGAAATTGGCTCAGAAGGTCGTAATTTCCAGTTTGCAAACCAACTGGTGATGTTCGATTTGCCGTTCAACCCCGACTTACTTGAGCAGCGTATTGGTCGTCTGGACCGTATTGGGCAGAGTCGTGATATTGATATTCACGTTCCTTATCTGGAGCAGACTTCACAGGCGATTCTGGCGCGTTGGTTCGATGAAGGTCTAAATGCGTTTGCTGAAACTTGCCCGACAGGTCGCGCGGTGTATGACAAGTTCTCTGATCGTTTGATTGAAATGCTCGCTTCAGGTGACGTTACCGAACTCGATGATGTGATCAGCGAGTCTGCTGCGATGAATAAAGAGCTTAAATCTCAACTTGAGCAAGGGCGTGACCGTTTACTGGAAATGCATTCCAATGGTGGTGAAAAAGCGCAGCAGATAGTCGATAAGATTGCGGCTACCGATGGTGATACCAATCTAGTGACGTTTGCGTTGAGTCTGTTTGATACCATTGGCCTTAATCAGGATGATAAAGGGGAGAATGCCTTGGTGGTGACGCCATCTGAACACATGATGGTGCCAAGTTATCCTGGTCTGCCTTATGAAGGTGCGACGATCACCTTTGATCGTGAAACGGCGTTGTCTCGTGAAGACATGAACTTCATCAGTTGGGAGCACCCTATGATTCAGGGTGGTATCGACTTATTGATGAGTGAAGGCGTTGGTGCAACGGCAGTATCTTTACTAAAGAACAAAGCGTTACCAGTAGGCACCATGCTGCTTGAATTGGTATATAAAGTTGATGCTCAGGCGCCAAAGCGCAGTGGTATCAGCCGTTTCCTGCCGACAACACCAATCCGCTTGATGTTGGATGGCAAAGGCAGTGACTTATCTCAGCAGGTTGAGTTTGAAAGTTTTAACCGCCAGCTTAGCCCGGTAGGCCGTCATATGGCGACCAAACTGGTGTCGTCAGTTCAGGCTCAGGTTCATCAGATGATCACCGCAGGTGAAGCGTTGATTGTCGAAAAAGTCGAAGCCGTACGTGCAGAAGCGCAACAAGAAATGCAGGCGAGCTTGAATGCAGAGCTGGAACGACTGCAAGCATTGAAAGCGGTTAACCCAAACATCCGTGATGAAGAACTGGCGGCGATTGAAGCGCAAATTAAAGAGCTGAGTGGCTACATTGCTCAAGCTCAATATCAACTTGATTCTCTGCGTATGATCGTTGTATCTCACAACTGA